A single genomic interval of Chrysemys picta bellii isolate R12L10 chromosome 8, ASM1138683v2, whole genome shotgun sequence harbors:
- the ITK gene encoding tyrosine-protein kinase ITK/TSK encodes MNNCVLLEEQLIKKSQQKRRTSPSNFKMRFFVLTKSKLAYFEHRHGKKRTLKGSIELSRIKCVEIVKSDITIPCNYKYPFQVLHDNYLLYVFAPDRESRQRWVFTLKEETRNNNNLVPKYHPNFWIDGRWRCCAQTEKLAAGCIEYDPTKDASKKPLPPTPEDNWRLLLDPKDALVMAIYDYKVQNPQELTLQRGEEYYVLDNSEDHWWMVQDKNGHEGYVPSSYLVEKSPDNLQIYEWYNKNISRSKAEVLLKEEGKEGAFMVRDSRQPGMYTVSVFTKALSNDNNPVIKHYHIKETDENPKRYYLAEKHVFDSIPELINYHQHNAAGLVTRLRYAVCSWREKAPITAGLSYGKWVINPWELTFVQEIGSGQFGLVHLGYWLDQTKVAIKTIREGAMSEEDFIEEAQVMMKLSHPKLVQLYGVCMEQAPICLVFEFMEHGCLSDYLRNQRGSFSKETLLGMCQDVCEGMAYLEQDSVIHRDLAARNCLVGESQVVKVSDFGMSRYVLDDQYTSSTGTKFPVKWSAPEVFSYSNYSTKSDVWSFGVLMWEVFSEGKIPYENRTNAEVVEEINAGLRLYKPKLASKAMYELMSSCWNARKEDRPPFSVLLYQLSEISEFDL; translated from the exons AAAAAAAGAACTTTGAAGGGCTCCATTGAACTGTCCAGGATCAAATGCGTTGAAATTGTGAAAAGTGACATCACAATTCCCTGTAACTATAAATATCCTTTCCAG GTTCTTCATGACAACTACCTGCTGTATGTGTTTGCACCCGATCGAGAGAGCCGGCAAAGATGGGTGTTTACTCTGAAAGAAG AAACCAGGAACAACAACAATTTGGTGCCGAAGTATCATCCAAATTTCTGGATAGATGGGAGATGGCGATGCTGTGCCCAGACAGAGAAGCTGGCAGCCGGGTGTATAGAATATGACCCCACCAAGGACG CCTCCAAGAAGCCTCTTCCTCCCACTCCTGAAGATAACTGG AGGTTGTTGCTAGACCCCAAGGATGCTTTAGTAATGGCCATATATGACTACAAGGTTCAGAATCCCCAGGAGCTGACCTTACAGCGCGGGGAGGAGTACTACGTTCTCGACAACTCTGAGGATCATTGGTGGATGGTTCAGGATAAGAATGG TCACGAAGGATATGTACCAAGCAGTTACCTGGTGGAAAAATCACCAGACAACCTGCAAATATACGA ATGGTACAATAAGAATATCAGCAGAAGCAAAGCAGAAGTACTCCTCAAAGAGGAG GGTAAGGAAGGTGCCTTCATGGTGAGAGATTCGAGGCAGCCTGGCATGTACACGGTCTCCGTTTTCACCAAGGCATTAAG CAACGACAACAACCCAGTTATCAAGCATTATCACATCAAAGAGACTGATGAGAACCCCAAGCGGTATTACTTGGCAGAAAAACACGTGTTTGACTCCATCCCCGAACTCATCAACTACCACCAGCACAACGCAGCAG GTCTCGTCACTCGTTTGCGGTACGCTGTTTGTTCCTGGAGAGAAAAGGCCCCTATCACTGCAGGACTGAGCTATG GAAAATGGGTCATAAATCCTTGGGAGCTAACATTTGTGCAGGAGATTGGCAGCGGTCAGTTTGGGCTGGTCCATCTTGGCTACTGGCTGGATCAGACTAAAGTCGCTATAAAGACCATTCGCGAAGGAGCAATGTCAGAAGAGGACTTTATTGAGGAGGCCCAAGTCATGAT GAAGCTCTCTCATCCCAAGTTAGTCCAGCTGTATGGCGTGTGCATGGAACAGGCTCCCATATGCCTGGTGTTTGAGTTCATGGAGCATGGCTGTTTGTCGGATTACCTCAGAAACCAGCGGGGCAGCTTCTCCAAGGAAACCCTCTTAGGGATGTGCCAAGATGTGTGCGAAGGGATGGCTTATCTGGAGCAGGATTCTGTCATTCACAGAGACCTG GCAGCTCGGAATTGTTTGGTAGGAGAATCCCAAGTCGTCAAAGTGTCGGATTTTGGAATGTCGAG GTATGTCCTTGATGATCAGTACACTAGCTCCACCGGCACCAAATTCCCAGTCAAATGGTCTGCCCCAGAGGTTTTCTCCTACTCCAACTACAGCACCAAGTCTGATGTCTGGTCATTTG GAGTGTTGATGTGGGAGGTCTTCAGCGAAGGCAAAATCCCTTACGAAAACCGGACCAACGCAGAGGTGGTGGAAGAAATCAATGCAGGACTCCGGCTGTATAAACCCAAGCTGGCCTCCAAGGCCATGTATGAGCTTATGAGCAGCTGCTGGAATGCG AGGAAAGAAGACCGACCCCCCTTCTCTGTTCTGCTCTATCAGCTGAGTGAGATCTCTGAATTTGATCTTTAA